The following proteins are co-located in the Roseovarius arcticus genome:
- the ruvC gene encoding crossover junction endodeoxyribonuclease RuvC, with protein MRVLGIDPGLRNLGWGVIDVDGSRLSHVANGTLHSVGAGLPERLLSLFQQLSLILIQYAPHTSAVEQTFVNKDGAGTLKLGQARGIAVLAPAQYGIDVGEYAPNTVKKTVVGVGHATKHQIAHMVKMQLPGAVLTGPDAADALAIAICHAHHAASRARIAKAMA; from the coding sequence CTTGGCTGGGGCGTGATTGACGTCGACGGAAGTCGGCTGAGCCATGTGGCGAACGGCACCCTGCATTCGGTCGGTGCTGGCCTGCCAGAGCGGCTGTTGTCGTTGTTCCAGCAGCTGAGCCTGATCTTGATCCAGTACGCGCCGCATACATCAGCGGTTGAACAGACATTCGTGAACAAGGACGGCGCAGGTACGCTGAAACTGGGCCAAGCGCGCGGTATCGCGGTGCTGGCCCCGGCGCAGTATGGCATCGACGTGGGCGAATACGCCCCGAATACCGTGAAAAAAACGGTCGTCGGCGTCGGGCACGCGACCAAACACCAGATCGCGCATATGGTTAAGATGCAGCTCCCCGGCGCGGTTCTCACCGGGCCTGACGCCGCCGACGCGCTTGCGATTGCGATCTGCCACGCGCACCACGCGGCCAGCCGCGCGCGCATTGCAAAGGCGATGGCATGA